The DNA segment CCGCGGACTGGGTGACCGCCATCACGTGCCACTTGCCCGGCACCGCGTGGCAGAACGTGTGCAACCGCCCCTTCTCATCCCGCACGATCTCGTCCGCGTGCGCGAACACCACGCCGGATGTACCGATGGTGCTTGACACCGCGCCCTTGCGCACGATCCCGTTGCCAACGGCGCCCGCGGCCTGGTCACCCCCGCCCGCGGCGACGGGCGTCCCCGCGCGCAGCCCGGTTTTCGCGGCCGCACCCTCGCTCACCCGGCCGCTCACCTCAGGGGACTCATACACCCGAGGCAGCCAGTCCTTCGGCACCTCCAGTGCGGCCACCATCTCGTCGGACCATCGGCGATGCTTCACGTCGAACCAGAGCGTGCCCGACGCGTCCGAGACGTCAGTCGCAAACTCCCCGGTCAGGCGATAGCGAATGTAATCTTTCGGAAGAAGCACGTGGCGAATGCGCGCGTACAAATCGGGTTCGTGTTGGCGCACCCAGAGCAGTTTCGTGGCCGTGAAGTTCGTCAGCGCGGGATTGGCCACCCACTCGATGGTCTGTTCGAAGCCCACGCGCTCGTGAATCTCCGCGCATTCCGCCTCCGTACGCTGATCCGACCACAGGATGGCCGGGCGCACCACCGCGCCCGACGCGTCCAGCGTCACGAGGCTGTGCATCTGCCCCGTGAGCCCCACGGCCGCGATGTCCTCGCCGCCAAGGCCGCTTCGCCCGAGCGCGAGGCGGATGGCCGCGCACGTCGCCTCCCACCAGTCCTCCGGGTTTTGCTCGGCAAACAGCGGCTGCGGCTGGGAGACCTCATAGCCCACCGTGGCCTGGCCGAGCGTCCGGCCGCCCCGGTCGATCACGACGACCTTCACGCCCGAGGTGCCGACATCAATGCCCATCAGTGCCCCTTGCGACATGGCCATCATTCCGTTTCCAGCAAATACTGGTTCAGTTTCGCCAGCAGAGCCTCCTGGCGCCCCGAGCGGGTTGCCGTGACGCGCTTGTCGAGGACGTACGACTCGAGCGACGCGAGCGTCGCGCGGCCCTCCACAATGTCGCGGCCGATGCCACTTCGAAAGCTCGCGTACCGCTCTTCGATTTCGCTTTCGAACACGCGATCTTCGAGCAGCTTGGCCGCGACCTTGAGCCCGCGCGCAAAACTATCCATCCCGGCGATGTGCCCGTAAAACAGATCGATGGGCGTCATGGAGGCGCGGCGAACCTTGGCGTCGAAGTTCAGCCCGCCAGGCGCCAGCCCACCATTCAGCAGGATCTCGTACATGGCGAGCGTCGTGTCGTACAGGTTGGTCGGAAACTCGTCCGTGTCCCAGCCGATCAACGGATCGCCCTGGTTGGCGTCGACCGATCCCAAAAGCCCGTGAATGCGCGCGAACCGGAGCTCGTGTTGGAACGTGTGACCGGCCAGCGTCGCATGGTTCGCCTCGATATTGAACTTGAACCGGTCCTTCAACCCGTAGTGGTACAAAAACGCGAGCCCCGATTGCACATCAAAGTCGTACTGGTGCTTCGTCGGCTCCTTCGGCTTGGGTTCAATCAGGAACTGACCGGTGAATCCGATTTCGTCTGCATAGTCCGCCGCCATCTGCAGAAGCCGTGC comes from the Alicyclobacillus vulcanalis genome and includes:
- the xylB gene encoding xylulokinase, which codes for MMAMSQGALMGIDVGTSGVKVVVIDRGGRTLGQATVGYEVSQPQPLFAEQNPEDWWEATCAAIRLALGRSGLGGEDIAAVGLTGQMHSLVTLDASGAVVRPAILWSDQRTEAECAEIHERVGFEQTIEWVANPALTNFTATKLLWVRQHEPDLYARIRHVLLPKDYIRYRLTGEFATDVSDASGTLWFDVKHRRWSDEMVAALEVPKDWLPRVYESPEVSGRVSEGAAAKTGLRAGTPVAAGGGDQAAGAVGNGIVRKGAVSSTIGTSGVVFAHADEIVRDEKGRLHTFCHAVPGKWHVMAVTQSAGGSLQWFRNQFADAERAVAAQTGRDVYDLLGEEARRVPAGSEGLVFLPYLMGERTPHLDPQAKGVFFGITARHERAHFVRAIMEGVAFSLRDGLQLMEDLELPVEEIRVSGGGAKSDVWREIQAGVFGRPVVAIAANEGPAFGAAILASVAANVFSDVLTAVDAWVSVESTTEPVAADRAAYEEAYRVYRALYPALKSIYRANG
- the xylA gene encoding xylose isomerase; the encoded protein is MDVPTYFPEVTRVAYEGKRSDNPLSFKYYNPDEIVLGKPMKDHLRFSVAYWHTFTLSGADPFGQPNMIRPWDGADGMDLAKRRVEAAFEFMTKLGVEYFCFHDRDIAPEGDTLRETNRNLDEIVRLIKECMQSTGIKLLWNTQNLFSNPRFAHGAATAPDADVFAYAAAQVKKSLEIAKELGAENYVFWGGREGYETLLNTDLKLELDNYARLLQMAADYADEIGFTGQFLIEPKPKEPTKHQYDFDVQSGLAFLYHYGLKDRFKFNIEANHATLAGHTFQHELRFARIHGLLGSVDANQGDPLIGWDTDEFPTNLYDTTLAMYEILLNGGLAPGGLNFDAKVRRASMTPIDLFYGHIAGMDSFARGLKVAAKLLEDRVFESEIEERYASFRSGIGRDIVEGRATLASLESYVLDKRVTATRSGRQEALLAKLNQYLLETE